A part of Melittangium boletus DSM 14713 genomic DNA contains:
- a CDS encoding sterol desaturase family protein — protein sequence MSLIVLSIPLFFVLIGIEWLAGRLRGRRVFRGTDVFANLSLGAAQTVFGAVAAGLLAGAYVALYSVRLFEIPSTSVWAWALLLLGTDFCYYWFHRVSHRTHLGWMAHAPHHQSEDFNLSVALRQGPVQPFFSRAFYLPLALLGFPPAMFATAVALNTLYQFWVHTELIDKLGPLEWIFVTPSHHRVHHACNGRYLDKNHGGMLIVWDRLFGTFEPEREPVTYGTVEPVRTFNPLLAAWRPFREAVTLVRKTPRIWDKIRFWFMPPEWHPPGVEPAHLDVPPGRPRFEVYPSRRVVLYMAVVGILTLLVTVLFLFRGGALSFPVKLAFTAWFLASLGGLGGVLEGRRWARWVEATRLAVVPLALAAF from the coding sequence CCCTCTTCTTCGTGTTGATCGGAATCGAGTGGCTGGCGGGGCGCCTGCGCGGCCGCCGCGTGTTCCGGGGGACGGACGTCTTCGCGAACCTCTCCCTGGGCGCCGCCCAGACGGTCTTCGGGGCCGTGGCGGCGGGTCTGCTCGCGGGCGCCTACGTGGCCCTCTACTCGGTCCGGCTCTTCGAGATTCCCTCCACCTCGGTGTGGGCCTGGGCGCTGCTGCTGCTCGGCACGGACTTCTGTTACTACTGGTTCCACCGCGTCTCGCACCGCACCCACCTGGGCTGGATGGCCCACGCGCCCCACCACCAAAGCGAGGACTTCAACCTGTCCGTGGCCCTGCGGCAGGGTCCGGTCCAGCCCTTCTTCTCGCGCGCCTTCTACCTGCCGCTCGCGCTGCTGGGCTTTCCCCCGGCCATGTTCGCCACCGCCGTGGCGCTCAACACGCTCTACCAGTTCTGGGTGCACACCGAGCTCATCGACAAGCTCGGCCCGCTCGAGTGGATCTTCGTCACTCCGTCCCACCACCGCGTTCACCACGCCTGCAATGGCCGCTACCTGGACAAGAACCACGGCGGAATGCTCATCGTCTGGGATCGGCTGTTCGGCACCTTCGAGCCCGAGCGGGAGCCCGTCACCTACGGCACGGTCGAACCCGTGCGGACCTTCAACCCCCTGCTGGCCGCCTGGAGGCCCTTCCGGGAGGCCGTGACCCTCGTCCGGAAGACGCCTCGCATCTGGGACAAGATCCGCTTCTGGTTCATGCCTCCCGAATGGCACCCGCCCGGCGTGGAGCCCGCGCACCTGGACGTGCCACCCGGGCGTCCCCGGTTCGAGGTGTACCCCTCGCGCCGGGTGGTGCTCTACATGGCGGTCGTGGGCATCCTGACGCTGCTCGTGACCGTCCTCTTCCTCTTCCGGGGAGGAGCGCTGTCCTTCCCCGTGAAGCTCGCGTTCACCGCTTGGTTCCTCGCCTCACTGGGGGGACTCGGAGGAGTGCTCGAGGGACGCCGCTGGGCACGGTGGGTGGAGGCCACGAGACTCGCCGTGGTGCCACTCGCGCTGGCGGCGTTCTGA